A genomic region of Bombus pyrosoma isolate SC7728 linkage group LG6, ASM1482585v1, whole genome shotgun sequence contains the following coding sequences:
- the LOC122568251 gene encoding 5-hydroxytryptamine receptor 1-like isoform X2: MLQKIEKPVLSSSTTTTPPMVSTKSTIVRNHLNSTCSVTNSPHQKKLRFHLAKERKASTTLGIIMSAFIVCWLPFFVLALVRPFLKDPDAIPAFLSSLFLWLGYCNSLLNPIIYATLNRDFRKPFREILYFRCSNLNHMMREEFYQSQYGDPINNCEIKAGEMDDAERLNNQGIEAIDIATSAPNESFL, encoded by the coding sequence ATGCTGCAGAAGATCGAGAAGCCCGTCCTCTCCTCATCCACGACGACTACGCCACCGATGGTGTCGACCAAGTCGACGATTGTGAGAAACCACCTGAACAGTACCTGTAGCGTGACGAATTCGCCTCATCAGAAGAAACTGAGGTTCCACTTggcgaaagagaggaaagcCAGTACCACGTTGGGAATTATAATGAGCGCCTTCATCGTCTGCTGGCTACCATTTTTCGTGCTAGCCCTAGTCAGGCCATTCCTCAAGGATCCAGACGCCATTCCAGCATTTTTATCCAGCCTGTTCCTCTGGCTCGGTTATTGCAACAGCCTATTGAATCCTATCATCTACGCGACCTTGAACAGAGACTTCAGGAAGCCATTCCGCGAGATCCTGTACTTCCGCTGCAGTAACTTGAACCATATGATGAGGGAGGAGTTTTATCAGAGCCAATACGGCGATCCTATTAACAATTGCGAGATCAAGGCCGGCGAGATGGACGACGCTGAGCGTCTCAACAATCAGGGTATCGAGGCGATCGATATCGCCACGAGCGCTCCAAACGAGAGCTTCCTGTGA
- the LOC122568251 gene encoding 5-hydroxytryptamine receptor 1-like isoform X1 — MRACSGHAVRCFAGGPRKSNESQCPMLQKIEKPVLSSSTTTTPPMVSTKSTIVRNHLNSTCSVTNSPHQKKLRFHLAKERKASTTLGIIMSAFIVCWLPFFVLALVRPFLKDPDAIPAFLSSLFLWLGYCNSLLNPIIYATLNRDFRKPFREILYFRCSNLNHMMREEFYQSQYGDPINNCEIKAGEMDDAERLNNQGIEAIDIATSAPNESFL, encoded by the coding sequence TGTAGCGGCCACGCGGTACGATGTTTCGCCGGTGGTCCACGGAAGAGCAACGAGTCCCAATGTCCAATGCTGCAGAAGATCGAGAAGCCCGTCCTCTCCTCATCCACGACGACTACGCCACCGATGGTGTCGACCAAGTCGACGATTGTGAGAAACCACCTGAACAGTACCTGTAGCGTGACGAATTCGCCTCATCAGAAGAAACTGAGGTTCCACTTggcgaaagagaggaaagcCAGTACCACGTTGGGAATTATAATGAGCGCCTTCATCGTCTGCTGGCTACCATTTTTCGTGCTAGCCCTAGTCAGGCCATTCCTCAAGGATCCAGACGCCATTCCAGCATTTTTATCCAGCCTGTTCCTCTGGCTCGGTTATTGCAACAGCCTATTGAATCCTATCATCTACGCGACCTTGAACAGAGACTTCAGGAAGCCATTCCGCGAGATCCTGTACTTCCGCTGCAGTAACTTGAACCATATGATGAGGGAGGAGTTTTATCAGAGCCAATACGGCGATCCTATTAACAATTGCGAGATCAAGGCCGGCGAGATGGACGACGCTGAGCGTCTCAACAATCAGGGTATCGAGGCGATCGATATCGCCACGAGCGCTCCAAACGAGAGCTTCCTGTGA